In the Thermotoga sp. Ku-13t genome, one interval contains:
- a CDS encoding peptidyl-prolyl cis-trans isomerase — protein sequence MREWFKKWQNVIVWIIAASFIAGIAWWSVAGYISARSRSNEAEAEAVGYVVMGGQIPKDSWSRVSWNELESEYSNFLANYGVSSLDPLFEEPPQKANLLKEMLKERAILLYAKENELLPTKKEIEAKLKEYVSEIKKNEAFAEYVKQRFGSVEAYVDKMLKPSVEKQMILDKVKNKVANVSEEEMKKYFEEHFEDIRNKYDSANLDVAWFEKEEDAEKFVSLLSGMTFDQAASQMNLETTPLNNLKRGIFDKEIDEKLFSATPNSIVGPFKLSDLWLVARVKDVTTIKDFTSFLLSEFYETERTTLQNEAMEIWYEEYVKNKNIEIRIVDEVLSYWDRISEAASQSDLVELEKELAKKIFLEDGSVSPEAPDTLKSAYIVLVEKMKDLGDVEESLESKRQSLVRYLYDQYPSLLQVARRMYEIDRKDPQIKYNYFTQLYSIIKPYISIVGAQTLLQSILEIEAGLASIVLDTSVATELRASACYNLYDLLKELKDATSAKFYLDQLQKLNPNYIDFEAAMKELEEMSRSSSQ from the coding sequence ATGAGGGAATGGTTCAAGAAGTGGCAGAACGTCATTGTCTGGATCATTGCAGCTTCGTTCATCGCGGGAATCGCTTGGTGGTCGGTCGCAGGGTACATATCCGCAAGGTCCAGAAGCAACGAAGCTGAAGCGGAAGCGGTAGGATACGTGGTCATGGGTGGGCAGATACCGAAAGATTCCTGGAGCAGGGTTTCATGGAACGAACTGGAATCAGAGTATTCAAATTTCCTTGCGAACTATGGAGTGAGTAGCTTGGATCCATTGTTCGAAGAACCTCCACAGAAAGCCAATTTGCTGAAGGAAATGTTGAAAGAACGCGCCATTTTACTGTACGCAAAAGAAAACGAACTCCTGCCAACGAAGAAGGAGATCGAGGCCAAGCTCAAAGAATATGTAAGCGAAATAAAGAAAAATGAGGCGTTCGCAGAGTACGTCAAGCAACGTTTCGGTTCCGTTGAGGCTTACGTGGACAAGATGTTGAAGCCATCGGTAGAAAAACAGATGATCCTCGACAAGGTGAAAAACAAAGTAGCGAATGTAAGCGAAGAAGAAATGAAGAAGTACTTTGAGGAACACTTCGAAGATATCAGGAACAAGTACGATTCGGCCAACCTTGATGTGGCATGGTTTGAGAAAGAAGAAGACGCAGAAAAATTCGTTTCATTGTTATCGGGCATGACGTTCGACCAGGCTGCGAGTCAGATGAACCTTGAAACGACACCTTTGAATAACTTGAAGAGGGGTATCTTCGATAAAGAAATCGATGAAAAGTTGTTCTCCGCCACTCCGAACAGCATCGTTGGTCCTTTCAAGCTGTCCGATCTCTGGCTCGTGGCGCGGGTGAAAGATGTTACAACCATTAAAGATTTTACAAGTTTTCTGCTCAGTGAGTTTTATGAAACAGAGCGAACCACCCTCCAGAACGAAGCGATGGAGATATGGTACGAAGAATACGTGAAAAACAAAAACATCGAGATTCGCATAGTCGATGAGGTTTTATCCTACTGGGACAGGATCAGCGAAGCCGCCAGTCAATCCGATCTGGTGGAACTCGAAAAGGAGCTTGCAAAGAAAATCTTTCTCGAAGATGGAAGTGTATCTCCCGAAGCACCGGATACACTCAAGAGCGCCTACATCGTACTTGTTGAGAAGATGAAAGATTTGGGTGACGTGGAAGAAAGCCTCGAGAGCAAGAGGCAATCTCTGGTGCGTTACCTTTACGATCAGTACCCATCGTTGCTGCAGGTCGCCAGAAGGATGTACGAGATTGATAGAAAAGATCCTCAGATCAAGTACAATTACTTCACGCAGCTCTATTCGATCATCAAACCTTACATCTCGATCGTGGGGGCGCAGACGTTGCTTCAAAGCATACTCGAAATAGAAGCTGGGCTGGCTTCAATAGTTCTGGATACATCCGTGGCGACAGAGCTGCGCGCCAGCGCCTGTTACAATCTGTATGACCTGTTAAAGGAGCTAAAGGACGCAACGTCTGCCAAGTTCTATCTTGATCAGCTCCAAAAACTCAACCCCAACTACATAGACTTTGAGGCGGCGATGAAGGAACTCGAAGAAATGTCACGGAGCTCTTCACAGTAA
- a CDS encoding nucleoside kinase — MQIPAGEKLLEHAKRCWKYHDTPIVAARLDNTIVELTRPLDRGGTVEFIDLRSLDGLRIYQRGALFVLNMALKELYPECQLWVLHSLGNALYCELRCDGKVHPLSEEEIQKVKARMNQIVAHDLPFEKNEYYKDEAFKIFIQQGDEDRIRLFRFRKKKTIKLYRCGDHYDYYYGYMPPSTGVLKWFDLAKENDGFLLILPDQKDPLNVNPLKPLVKLSSVFHEYARWLDVIGIRTVADLNEIISRGEREVAELMIINEALHEKVISQIAEQFANSKARLILIAGPSSSGKTTFAKRLLVQLRVQGFKPLVISLDDYFVDRELTPRDEQGNYDFEALEAIDLKLFNEHLSMLIEGKEVELPKFDFKLGKRIWTGQKVKLDRNQPIVVEGIHGLNEKLTESIDRSMKFKIYVSALTQLNLDPHNRITTTDTRLLRRIIRDYKFRGHSALDTLRMWPSVRRGEEKYIFPFQEEADVMFNSAIVYEWAVLKVFAEQLLVQVPPEEREYTEALRLMKLLDYFLPITNLEDIPRTSILREFIGRSAFKY, encoded by the coding sequence ATCCAAATCCCAGCTGGGGAGAAACTCCTGGAGCACGCGAAGCGATGCTGGAAGTACCACGACACACCTATAGTGGCCGCAAGGCTTGACAACACGATCGTTGAGCTCACAAGGCCTTTGGATAGGGGTGGCACGGTTGAATTCATAGACCTTCGCTCTCTGGATGGTCTGAGAATATACCAACGTGGGGCGCTCTTCGTGCTGAACATGGCACTGAAGGAGCTCTATCCCGAATGTCAGCTGTGGGTGTTGCACTCTCTCGGTAACGCGCTCTATTGCGAGCTCAGGTGCGATGGGAAGGTTCATCCACTTTCCGAAGAAGAAATTCAAAAGGTGAAGGCGAGAATGAATCAGATCGTGGCACACGATCTTCCCTTCGAGAAAAACGAGTACTACAAGGATGAGGCGTTCAAGATTTTCATTCAACAGGGTGACGAAGACAGGATCAGACTTTTCAGGTTCAGAAAGAAGAAAACGATAAAACTTTACAGATGCGGTGATCACTACGACTATTACTACGGTTACATGCCACCGAGCACGGGGGTACTGAAGTGGTTCGATCTGGCGAAGGAGAACGACGGTTTTCTGCTGATCTTGCCAGATCAAAAAGATCCTTTGAACGTCAACCCACTGAAACCGCTGGTCAAGCTCTCTTCGGTCTTTCACGAGTACGCCAGATGGCTCGATGTGATAGGCATCAGAACGGTGGCGGATCTGAACGAGATCATCTCCAGGGGTGAACGCGAAGTTGCTGAGCTGATGATCATAAACGAAGCGCTGCACGAGAAAGTGATCTCTCAAATTGCCGAGCAGTTTGCAAACAGCAAAGCGAGGTTGATACTGATAGCTGGACCTTCTTCGTCCGGGAAGACCACCTTCGCCAAGAGGCTTCTGGTTCAATTGCGCGTTCAGGGATTCAAACCCCTTGTCATATCACTCGATGATTACTTTGTGGACAGAGAGTTGACCCCAAGGGATGAGCAGGGCAATTACGATTTTGAGGCTTTGGAAGCGATAGATTTGAAACTTTTCAACGAACATCTTTCGATGCTCATCGAAGGAAAAGAAGTGGAACTACCGAAATTCGATTTCAAACTCGGAAAACGCATCTGGACGGGACAGAAGGTCAAGCTGGACAGGAACCAGCCGATAGTGGTCGAAGGCATCCATGGGTTGAACGAGAAACTCACCGAGAGTATCGATAGGTCGATGAAGTTCAAAATTTATGTCAGCGCTCTGACGCAGCTGAATTTGGATCCGCACAACAGGATAACCACCACGGACACACGTCTTCTGAGGAGGATCATAAGGGATTACAAGTTCAGGGGTCACAGCGCCCTGGACACGCTCAGGATGTGGCCCAGTGTGAGGAGAGGCGAAGAAAAGTACATCTTTCCTTTCCAGGAAGAAGCCGATGTGATGTTCAACTCCGCCATAGTCTATGAATGGGCTGTTCTGAAAGTCTTCGCCGAGCAATTGCTCGTTCAGGTACCACCGGAGGAGCGGGAATACACCGAGGCACTGAGACTGATGAAGTTGCTCGATTATTTCTTACCCATCACCAACTTGGAGGACATCCCAAGGACTTCCATACTGAGAGAATTCATTGGAAGGAGTGCGTTCAAGTATTGA
- a CDS encoding DUF4941 domain-containing protein, with amino-acid sequence MKARFTVIFSLLFLHVFAVQVFFGDHPILNLPEDKLLEWDKFVGLVERYFELMGFEPPMVGKVGNFNYIVWNGHTVGFDSSSKFVSLDGVSKRSEGIDLIEALKIFGLPFVLEQERLILPNMWIYEIQKVQDIIEVHYGGEEKLKVSQDGGSILFSSDGYVFYNNALYTPGQTVARFAHDQGESIKQQISFKGLVRVVIGREFSVSRVRVLELGEKLAAVGADELVLFYARGDNRIIIRPYVPEYDGVDWPTYAEVRKVAGMLCERFSLKLEICPLIVLPPQTMTMLVLLEDETKLFEMEKFLEELLR; translated from the coding sequence TTGAAAGCCAGATTCACCGTGATTTTTTCTTTGCTCTTTCTGCACGTTTTTGCCGTTCAGGTGTTTTTCGGAGATCATCCGATCCTCAATCTGCCCGAGGATAAACTGCTGGAATGGGATAAATTCGTGGGGCTTGTAGAACGTTACTTCGAACTCATGGGTTTTGAACCCCCCATGGTCGGGAAGGTTGGGAATTTCAACTACATCGTCTGGAACGGGCACACGGTCGGTTTTGACTCATCTTCGAAGTTCGTCAGTCTGGATGGCGTGAGTAAACGCAGTGAAGGCATCGATTTGATCGAGGCGTTGAAGATCTTCGGATTGCCGTTCGTGTTGGAACAGGAAAGATTGATTTTACCAAACATGTGGATTTACGAAATTCAAAAGGTTCAAGACATCATCGAGGTCCACTATGGGGGAGAAGAAAAACTGAAGGTTTCACAGGACGGAGGAAGTATACTTTTCAGCAGCGATGGGTACGTTTTCTACAACAACGCGCTGTACACACCGGGTCAGACAGTGGCAAGATTTGCGCACGATCAGGGTGAATCGATCAAGCAACAGATCAGTTTCAAAGGGCTCGTTCGTGTCGTTATCGGAAGGGAATTCTCCGTTTCCAGAGTGCGCGTCTTGGAGTTAGGTGAGAAGTTGGCAGCCGTTGGCGCCGACGAACTCGTACTTTTCTATGCTCGGGGGGACAACAGGATCATAATTCGACCGTACGTGCCAGAGTATGACGGCGTCGACTGGCCAACCTACGCTGAGGTTAGAAAAGTAGCGGGGATGCTATGTGAGAGATTTTCTCTGAAACTCGAAATCTGTCCGTTGATCGTTTTACCACCTCAAACCATGACGATGTTGGTCCTTCTGGAAGACGAAACGAAACTTTTCGAAATGGAAAAGTTCCTGGAGGAGCTTCTGCGATGA
- a CDS encoding GerMN domain-containing protein, with the protein MRKIAILILLGLSVSLLARQLVLFYLNDELKPVRIEENVDENSDLVKSIFDRLASPPKGLKSFVPNDVLRAYFFVERCLIIDLKSSSVSIFDFTQERYFVHQVLRTVFENFSGIEAVYFLLDGSRRDVLSGMVDIRFGFARHFWSRWPVEGE; encoded by the coding sequence ATGAGGAAAATAGCGATCCTCATCCTGCTGGGTTTGTCGGTATCTCTCTTGGCGAGACAGCTGGTGCTGTTCTATCTCAACGATGAACTCAAGCCTGTTCGTATCGAAGAAAATGTCGATGAAAACTCGGATCTGGTGAAATCCATCTTCGACAGGCTGGCCAGTCCGCCGAAGGGGTTGAAGAGTTTCGTCCCGAACGATGTTCTCAGGGCTTATTTTTTTGTGGAACGGTGTTTGATCATAGATCTGAAGAGTTCTTCTGTCAGTATCTTTGATTTCACACAGGAACGGTACTTCGTGCATCAGGTTCTGAGAACCGTTTTCGAAAATTTTTCGGGCATAGAAGCTGTCTATTTCCTGCTGGATGGTTCCAGGCGCGATGTGCTCAGCGGAATGGTGGATATCAGGTTCGGTTTTGCGAGACATTTCTGGTCTCGCTGGCCTGTGGAAGGTGAATGA
- a CDS encoding tRNA (adenine-N1)-methyltransferase, translating to MVNPVRLGDRILAVFEDGRSFLFTVQEGKLQTHHGVIDLASLVGKSYGSVCETHTGKRFYIMKPRFVDEIYKMKRQTQIVYPKDMGFILLMLDVHEGRTVIDAGVGSGAMCAALARAVGTTGKVYAYERREEFKRLAEENLKKWGLMDRVEIKLKDISEGFDETVDAIFLDVPDPWNYIRQCYEALNGSGNLAIVCPTTNQVQRVLEELSKFPFLNVEVWESLFRQYKPVAERLRPFDRMIAHTAYMVFARKTMDWRD from the coding sequence ATCGTGAACCCTGTTCGACTCGGTGACAGAATCTTGGCAGTGTTCGAGGATGGACGTTCTTTTCTCTTCACGGTTCAGGAAGGGAAGCTTCAGACACATCACGGAGTGATAGACTTAGCTTCGCTCGTGGGGAAAAGTTATGGAAGTGTTTGTGAAACCCACACAGGAAAACGTTTCTACATCATGAAGCCACGTTTCGTCGATGAAATCTACAAGATGAAACGGCAAACGCAGATAGTTTATCCAAAGGATATGGGTTTCATCCTGCTCATGCTCGATGTTCATGAAGGAAGAACCGTCATCGATGCTGGTGTGGGTAGTGGGGCGATGTGTGCCGCACTGGCTCGAGCGGTTGGCACCACCGGAAAAGTGTATGCTTATGAAAGGAGAGAGGAGTTCAAAAGACTCGCGGAGGAGAATCTGAAAAAATGGGGATTGATGGACAGGGTGGAAATCAAGTTGAAGGATATCTCTGAAGGTTTCGATGAAACTGTCGATGCGATTTTCTTGGACGTTCCAGATCCGTGGAACTACATCCGTCAATGTTACGAAGCTTTGAATGGTTCTGGGAATCTCGCGATCGTGTGTCCAACGACCAACCAGGTTCAGCGGGTGCTCGAAGAGCTTTCGAAGTTTCCCTTCTTGAACGTCGAGGTCTGGGAGAGTCTTTTCAGGCAGTACAAACCCGTTGCGGAGAGACTCAGGCCTTTCGACAGGATGATCGCGCACACCGCTTACATGGTGTTTGCCAGGAAAACGATGGATTGGAGGGATTAA
- a CDS encoding S41 family peptidase: MRKNIFVVVVIGVVVLLTSWLLSGAVSPKDVDKALTPFYQTLSYILNAYYERDNIDLNKLIDSAIDGLVKGLGDDFSYYEGPEEVEEKQIEMEGEYGGLGIEVTYDSEYKAVKVIAPMYGTPAWRAGLKPGDRIVSIDDQPVSEMQYMEAVRKLRGQPGTTVKIKVLREGEQELLTFEITREVIQIIPVKHAYIETQKGRIGYIMITRFGAKTSQEMASALNEIFQKGVRGIILDLRNNPGGYLNSAIDVASYFIDKGVIVKTRNAYSVEEVYESKGNNYPNVPVVILVNKGSASASEIVTGALKDHNMAKIVGQRTFGKGSVQTGFPLANGGTLYLTTARYMTPSGKDIHRIGIEPDVLVQEESETPRETLVYDYTKKIVEVNLEDPFIAKGLEVLLGLIE; encoded by the coding sequence ATGAGGAAAAACATTTTTGTCGTCGTGGTGATCGGTGTTGTCGTCCTGCTGACGAGCTGGCTTTTGAGTGGCGCGGTGAGCCCAAAGGATGTGGACAAGGCGTTGACGCCTTTCTACCAGACACTCTCCTACATCCTGAACGCGTACTATGAAAGGGATAACATCGATCTCAACAAGCTCATCGACTCTGCTATCGACGGTTTGGTGAAAGGTCTTGGAGACGATTTCTCTTACTACGAGGGACCGGAAGAAGTTGAAGAGAAGCAGATAGAGATGGAAGGCGAGTACGGTGGACTGGGCATAGAGGTGACTTACGACAGCGAGTACAAGGCGGTGAAAGTCATAGCGCCCATGTATGGAACACCTGCGTGGCGTGCAGGCCTGAAGCCAGGTGATAGGATCGTCTCCATAGACGACCAGCCTGTGAGCGAGATGCAGTACATGGAGGCGGTTAGAAAACTGAGAGGTCAGCCCGGTACAACCGTGAAGATAAAAGTTCTGAGAGAAGGTGAGCAGGAGCTCTTGACGTTCGAGATCACCAGGGAGGTCATACAGATCATACCTGTAAAACACGCCTACATCGAGACGCAGAAGGGACGGATCGGTTACATCATGATCACCCGCTTTGGCGCAAAAACTTCCCAGGAAATGGCCTCGGCGCTGAATGAGATTTTCCAAAAGGGTGTTCGAGGCATCATACTGGATCTCAGGAACAATCCGGGAGGTTATCTCAACAGCGCGATAGACGTTGCGAGTTACTTCATCGACAAGGGAGTGATCGTGAAGACGAGGAACGCTTACAGCGTTGAGGAAGTGTACGAATCGAAAGGAAACAATTACCCCAACGTCCCAGTGGTGATTCTGGTTAACAAAGGTTCTGCGTCCGCATCCGAAATCGTCACAGGGGCTTTGAAAGATCACAACATGGCAAAAATCGTCGGTCAAAGAACGTTTGGAAAAGGTTCGGTCCAGACGGGATTCCCCTTGGCTAACGGAGGAACACTCTATCTGACGACGGCAAGGTACATGACACCTTCTGGTAAGGATATCCACAGGATAGGAATCGAGCCGGACGTTTTGGTTCAGGAGGAAAGTGAAACACCACGAGAGACTCTCGTGTACGACTACACGAAGAAGATCGTTGAGGTCAACTTGGAAGATCCGTTCATCGCCAAGGGTCTGGAAGTTCTGCTGGGGTTGATCGAATGA
- a CDS encoding MMPL family transporter produces MINLITRHFKAVVIVFLLSAVIIGLFGFRRISINSDLTNLADKFNEAYKEQIDFLAEKLSSNTLIVLAYTDGNIGKTKRAIELLKERFEESGYIAATLEMDNPELFVKYGFLGFDTEMFQQVGGLQDLGRGGFLDFAYWRKTFTILSMLSDFAEAYTSRKGIERYVLVSPDQKIMLINFTLNQNLSDVGSISRAVGELRSIAKQVTKATGTKFAFTGTPAGVYESNKQVQKDFTITSMVSLAGITLLIYLGYGSWGVLLCLFVSMIIGMCLTLGLVGLVVGEINIVTSFVNAMVLGLGIDYGIHMMSRMAEYAKKLEIEQSVREAFSEIARPSLAALLTTIGAFGSLYFGLSRPFVQMATFSILGMICFYLTMMFFLPSLVLVFRVRPSEKDKLGFLKEMFLTVRSRKFAIVVSIIFVCLILLGVLNLREYWYTPPGLVSRNAESAIAFAELKRSFQRVGFGEVCVVAEDFEELKRIDELLRKSDLFIPPLSVLSLMEFSNFNSNRRTFDLYASLSETVNNPFLVALFKRIEMYPQILDMLRLLKSSKDLNDILNELKKDVPLFFYERNGRTMYVLYTDTVKDLYKGNHLKTVHNFLVANDVKFFGTPAMLYMIMEDMKKSMYKLTFLTICGVFVMLLLSIKSLKGSLLISMGVLSSIVITFGVGIIFGIHATFMTLLSLPLLLGLGVDGLIHMRHAILRQDESHTYRTFKSVFLSSVTTIVAFGSFSVAQGELLREFGILMSIGFVVCFLVTALLSFHVFGGEVHEDSNVH; encoded by the coding sequence ATGATAAACCTTATCACGAGGCATTTCAAAGCTGTCGTGATCGTGTTCTTGCTCTCAGCTGTGATCATTGGACTTTTTGGTTTCAGAAGGATCTCGATAAATTCAGATCTGACAAACCTAGCAGACAAGTTCAACGAAGCTTACAAAGAACAAATAGATTTTCTCGCAGAAAAGCTCTCTTCGAACACCCTGATAGTACTCGCCTATACCGATGGAAACATCGGGAAGACGAAGAGGGCCATCGAATTACTGAAGGAACGGTTCGAAGAGAGCGGATACATAGCAGCAACGCTGGAGATGGACAACCCTGAGCTGTTTGTGAAATACGGTTTTCTGGGGTTCGACACGGAGATGTTCCAACAGGTGGGAGGCCTTCAGGATCTTGGCAGAGGTGGCTTCCTGGATTTCGCTTACTGGAGAAAGACATTCACGATTCTATCTATGTTGTCTGACTTTGCCGAAGCATACACCAGCAGAAAGGGTATAGAACGGTACGTGCTGGTTTCTCCGGATCAGAAAATAATGCTCATCAACTTCACGTTGAATCAGAATTTGAGCGATGTTGGATCTATCAGTCGGGCCGTTGGTGAACTTCGCAGCATAGCGAAGCAGGTTACGAAAGCCACGGGAACGAAGTTTGCGTTCACCGGAACCCCCGCAGGCGTGTACGAGTCGAACAAGCAAGTGCAAAAAGATTTCACGATCACGTCCATGGTTTCGTTGGCTGGTATCACTCTGCTCATTTATCTGGGTTATGGGAGCTGGGGTGTTCTTCTGTGCTTGTTCGTTTCCATGATAATTGGCATGTGTTTGACCTTGGGTCTGGTAGGATTGGTCGTCGGTGAGATCAATATAGTGACTTCTTTCGTGAACGCGATGGTGCTTGGGCTGGGTATAGACTACGGCATACACATGATGTCACGAATGGCAGAGTATGCGAAGAAGCTGGAGATAGAACAGAGTGTTCGCGAAGCTTTTTCTGAAATAGCAAGGCCAAGCTTGGCAGCCCTCCTGACGACCATCGGTGCGTTCGGCTCGTTGTATTTCGGATTGTCCAGGCCCTTCGTCCAGATGGCTACCTTCTCTATCCTAGGAATGATCTGTTTTTATCTGACGATGATGTTCTTTTTGCCTTCCCTTGTGCTTGTGTTCAGAGTCCGGCCTTCAGAAAAAGATAAGCTTGGATTTCTGAAAGAAATGTTCCTGACCGTCAGATCCAGAAAGTTTGCCATCGTTGTTTCCATCATCTTTGTCTGTTTAATCCTCCTTGGAGTTTTGAACCTGAGGGAGTACTGGTACACTCCCCCCGGATTGGTCTCCAGAAACGCAGAGTCTGCTATCGCTTTTGCAGAGCTGAAGAGAAGTTTTCAGAGGGTTGGGTTCGGAGAAGTGTGCGTAGTGGCGGAGGATTTCGAAGAGCTGAAGAGAATCGATGAGCTGCTGAGAAAATCGGACCTTTTCATCCCTCCGCTGTCTGTGCTGAGCTTGATGGAGTTCTCCAACTTCAATTCCAACCGCAGAACGTTCGATTTGTATGCGAGTCTCAGTGAAACCGTTAACAATCCGTTTCTTGTGGCACTTTTCAAAAGGATCGAGATGTATCCCCAGATACTCGATATGCTGAGGTTGTTGAAGAGTTCGAAGGATCTGAACGATATCCTGAACGAACTCAAAAAGGATGTGCCGCTTTTCTTTTATGAAAGGAACGGCCGCACGATGTACGTTCTGTACACCGACACGGTGAAAGACCTGTACAAGGGCAACCATTTGAAAACTGTTCACAACTTTCTTGTGGCGAACGATGTCAAATTCTTTGGAACGCCCGCGATGCTTTACATGATCATGGAAGACATGAAAAAGAGCATGTACAAGCTGACCTTTCTGACTATCTGTGGTGTGTTTGTGATGCTTCTGTTGAGCATCAAATCGCTTAAAGGAAGCTTGCTGATATCAATGGGAGTCCTGTCCTCAATAGTGATCACTTTCGGTGTTGGAATAATCTTCGGCATTCATGCGACCTTCATGACTCTACTGTCACTGCCTCTGTTACTGGGGCTTGGGGTTGACGGTTTGATCCACATGAGGCACGCTATTTTGAGACAGGATGAATCTCATACGTACAGGACCTTCAAGTCTGTGTTTCTGTCGAGCGTGACCACGATAGTGGCCTTTGGGAGTTTCTCGGTTGCCCAAGGTGAACTGTTGAGAGAATTCGGCATACTCATGAGTATAGGATTCGTCGTCTGTTTCCTGGTCACCGCACTTCTGAGTTTCCACGTCTTCGGGGGTGAAGTTCATGAAGATAGCAATGTTCACTGA
- a CDS encoding glycosyltransferase family 4 protein produces MKIAMFTETYVPQKNGVATSVFLYKRALEQRGHQVYVVTTVGNNSDEVLVLESIQFKYESNHVIPVDGRLLPIFDFVRTRNVEIVHSHAPFALGLRALAVQKYLKLPHVHTYHTLLVEYRHYIPRPLTPSRKSVAEFSAWFCNMVNRIVAPTENIKRELESYGVVRPIHVIPTGIDVDSFDRPSLFDVRKKHGIPSKTRLLLYVGRMAKEKNVSFLIHVLANLLQKKHDVHLLLVGDGPEKDQLKEEAKQLGIEDRVTFTGALPREQLVDYYQQADVFVFASMTETQGLVVLESLAAGTPVVAVAKMGVANVLKDKEGALLLEEPVPEEFAEKVEMLLSDSRLYDEMRSKGRVYVRQHWSIDKTVQELEMVYEMGIEEGPIEVEYYTSVWVEVMMEKMKQISNKIFTTGGGRRVTFAPFSRTRGR; encoded by the coding sequence ATGAAGATAGCAATGTTCACTGAAACCTATGTGCCTCAGAAGAACGGTGTGGCAACCTCGGTCTTCCTCTACAAACGAGCCCTCGAACAGCGCGGGCATCAGGTGTACGTGGTCACAACAGTTGGCAACAACAGTGATGAGGTTCTGGTGCTCGAGAGCATCCAGTTCAAGTACGAGTCTAACCACGTGATCCCGGTGGACGGTCGTTTGCTCCCCATCTTTGATTTTGTGCGTACCAGGAACGTGGAGATTGTTCACAGTCACGCGCCATTCGCCCTCGGATTGAGAGCTTTGGCGGTGCAGAAATATCTGAAGCTCCCGCATGTTCACACGTACCATACCCTGCTGGTGGAGTATAGGCACTACATTCCAAGACCCCTGACCCCTTCCAGAAAGAGCGTGGCGGAGTTTTCAGCCTGGTTCTGTAATATGGTCAACAGGATCGTTGCACCGACCGAAAACATCAAGCGAGAACTCGAAAGTTACGGTGTCGTGAGACCCATTCACGTTATACCGACAGGCATAGATGTGGACTCTTTCGATAGGCCTTCTCTCTTCGATGTCCGGAAGAAGCACGGAATACCGTCAAAAACCAGGTTGTTACTTTATGTTGGAAGAATGGCGAAGGAAAAGAATGTGTCTTTTCTGATACATGTGCTTGCAAATCTGCTACAGAAAAAGCACGATGTGCACCTTTTGCTCGTCGGTGACGGACCTGAGAAAGACCAGCTCAAGGAAGAAGCCAAACAGCTTGGGATTGAAGATAGAGTGACTTTCACAGGTGCATTACCGAGGGAACAGCTCGTCGATTATTACCAGCAGGCCGACGTGTTCGTTTTTGCTTCCATGACCGAGACGCAGGGATTGGTGGTGCTCGAATCCCTGGCTGCAGGAACCCCTGTCGTGGCCGTGGCGAAGATGGGTGTTGCGAACGTGTTGAAAGATAAAGAAGGTGCGCTGCTGCTGGAAGAACCGGTGCCGGAGGAATTCGCCGAGAAAGTGGAAATGCTGCTTTCTGATTCAAGGCTCTACGATGAGATGAGATCGAAAGGTAGAGTCTACGTGAGACAGCACTGGTCGATAGATAAAACCGTTCAGGAACTCGAAATGGTGTACGAGATGGGAATTGAAGAGGGGCCAATCGAAGTGGAGTACTACACCAGCGTGTGGGTCGAGGTCATGATGGAAAAAATGAAGCAAATTTCGAACAAGATCTTCACTACAGGAGGTGGCAGGCGTGTTACCTTTGCACCTTTTTCTCGGACACGTGGTCGCTGA